TCCTATGGGCTACGGTACCAAGATGTAAAAATCCCAGAAGCGTACGAGCGTCTTATCTTGGACACGTATGTGCTGTCCATCCTTCATCTTCTGCTAAATTCTTTTGCAACACATTCAATTCTCTGCACGTCGCATGCCCTTTACCCATCAATGCACAGGAGGCGCCATATATAACCTGAAAAATTCTCACCTTTCGTCTGAAAGAACAAACATTCTTCCCCTCAATCTACTCACCGATACCTATGTATGTCTTGGCAGGATAAGAGGTGACCAGCAGCACTTTGTTCGCCGAGATGAGCTCAAGGTTTGTACACCATAGCATTTACATCCGTGCTTCTTTTGCAGTGAATTTCTGTTGGGAACATGACACCGTTTCAACAGGCTGCCTGGGAGATCTTCACTCCTTTGTTGCACGACATCGATGCTGGCAGGCTCAAGGCTCTGCCATACCAACCGGGAACCCGGGGTCCTCTGGAGGCCGATGAGTTGAGCAAGAGGATGGGGTACGTGCCGACTCTTGGCTATGTTTGGGCACCGCCAACTCTTGCAAAGTTTTAGCCGCTACCAAGTGCCGGTTAAGAACAGGAGCGTTGTGGGTTTACAGAGAATTACTTCAGAGGGAAATTACTTGCTCTGTATGTTATATATGGAGAGCATTTGTAATAAGCAGTCTCTGcttttcaaaacagtgtaccatTTTACGATTATAAATAAATGATACTACCATCTTGTTAAATTCACACATTCCGCTCAGCGGGACTGATAAAAAAAACTAATTCACCATGGAAGAACCTTGCAAACCTAGCAAGCGTCAgtttatatttattttattttatattttttgcgAAAAAAGGCCCGGGTCTATTATAGAGAAGTTTGCCTCTCTTCTGCTAAACTGTACGGCCTTGGCACTAGAAACTATAGTGGAAGAGAAGAGGGGCAAATTTCTCTATAATAGACTTTTTTCGCAAAAAACTCAAATTTGGATTATATTACTGGTTGTATGTCCCTTCGTTCAGGACGTGCTCTTAAAAAACTCAAATTTGGATTATATTATTAAATCAAGAGAACATCCGATATAACCAGATACGGGAAACTGAACCTAAAGACGTACAGAAATGACCCTAAACGAAGGGAGATACAACCAATACCACAATGACTCGAAATTCTTATCAAAGTCGCAACTGAACTCGCCTTGTTGGGCCACCATTGTTTTTACCGGCAATGGTGATGGAGATTGGCAATTGCGCCAAGCATATCTGGTGTGTgggtgtgtgggtgtgtgtgtgtgcacctCGATCTAGGTAGGTAAGCACACCAGTATTGCTAGACCAGGCCATCACCTTGCTCATAAAGAAGATTGAAATAAAAGGGATTGTTGAAGACGGCCATCACCTTGCTCACAGAGATTCGAAAAGGAATtgatgaagaaaatgatgatgttgcCCGCAGTGCCTATGAAGCCACGCCAACTTGACACAAAGAACCAAGGGCGTCGTCCATGAATAACAGCAGAGAGAAAAACTGCCAACCTCCTCAGCAACGGCGGACCAATAGCTACCGAAGCCCGGATCGGAGCCGGAGGAATTTTATTCGAGACAACAGACACCATCACCGTCAGTGCCATGTTGATGCGACTAAACTTCTAAAGCCAACTCTTGCTTCGGCAAAAATTGGCAAGCCAAGAAAGTTCAATTGATTTTGCACCCATATCTTGTCATGTGGTCAAAAACATTGCCGAAGTGGGGTAATCTCAGCTTGAAGGAACTGGAATGAGTTGCATAAATAGTGGTGGGTTTTTTCCCGGGTGCCGCTCATTCTTCACTCTAATCTTATAACATGTCTCTGATCTGGTGAACAAGAGAACCGTATGTTGGAAAGGCCTTCCagatgcaaaaaaaaaaaaaatcagaaaaatcaTAACTTCACTTTTAGGATACCAAGAGTAGCTTCCAGTTGAAAAAGCACAAAAAAACTGCATTCGTAAACTTCATCTTATACTTAACCAATTAACCAAAGAGCATAGATTGCACTTCCTGTTCCTAACATCTATTCTGTACGTAGCAAGTCCAATTTTGAAACACACGGGGAACTTTGCATTGtgcaaaaaaaaataaaaaatcaaaCCAATAAGATTGCAGCAAGCACTGCAAGGCGCATGTAGTATAATATAGTAGTATAATAACTGATTGACAATCTGACATTCGAGTCATGGCCAACATATATCCTCAATGCTACAACAAGTGATCCAGAACTAAAAGCATAGTTAACCTTTTTTTCAGAAATTAAATGAGATGCAGAATAAATAAAATCCATCTGCAGTTTTCAGCAACAGCACGATCCCACACTGGAACAAGCCTATATCTTCAGCAGAGCACAGCCTGCGATACTCCCTCGGCAACGCGTCATCGGCGATCCTTGTCGCCAGGTTGGCCTCTCGCTTGCGACATTCAAGATATCAACATCAGACAATGGCTTAATGCACTGATTTCTTGGCCCAGGCCCAATCACTCCACCAAACAAACATATGCTGTCCCCTAAGCCAATCATGCCAAAGCCAATCCTGCTTTGGAATCCTGATGCACAAGGAACCATCTTATCAGGGAAATTCTCACCATGCTGCTTCCTAATGCAGCTATTGCTCAGCACATACAACTCTCCACCAACCATTGCCATTGGGCCTTGCAGCCAAGAGTAGTCCTCAACAGCCCAATAATTACCGCCATCTTCGAGAATCTGGACTGTTGATATCCCTTTATGCAATACGTGCATCTTATCCTTGATGACAAGACCAGAGCATGCAGAGGGGTGTGCCTGACGGAGATCAGGGAGGGACTCCCATGTGTCAGCTTCAGGATCGTAAATCTCAGCCTCCGATATCGATTTGCGGCAGTTTGTAAATCCCCCAGCAACAATTATCTTCCCATCCAATgcacaacaagcaaacatagctCGAGCTACAAGCATTGGAGCCCTCTGGGCCCACAAGCGGTGGAGAGGATCATAAGACCAGACCTCGTTGCTCGCAAAGATTGTGTCATGGTCTCCAGTAAGGGGGTCAACTCTATCACTGCCACCACCAATTACATAGAGTTTTCCAGCAACAGAGGCAACTCCAAAACGGGCAATGTTCCTAATCTGAGATGGCATGACAGGGAGAGTTATCCACTTGTCTCGACGAGGATCATAAAGTTGCCAAATGTTTTCAGGTTCAAATGCTAACACACATAGCAGTTCTTCTGTCGCACCAATCTGATTCCGAACATTGAGAAGCTCCCCATTGCGAACAGATGCTCTCCAAGAGCGGCAAACCAGCTGAAGAATAGGATGAGATACAAACGGGACACGTGCAAGGCACTGGAGAGCCACTTCATTAGGAAGACCGTCAAGTAAGGTCGATACCATTGTGCACTCAACCATATTATCTCAGTATACAGCACGGAAGCGACAAGACCTATTAGCCTGAACATAGTCAAACATACCAAGTTCAGATACACGCTGTACATAGAAATCAGCAAAGTAGAATCAAAATAATGATCAGGCATTCATCTAATAGATATTATTCAGACAGAAACTTAATGAGACATGGAATGATGAAAACAAATAGTTAGAACTCTAAACCAACAATAGGGACATAAATAATGAAAGTATCCTAAGTGAGGCTGAAGGTGAGCCTGCAGGGCACATCACATCATAGAGAAATTATTTTACTTGCTGAGGGATAGCGTGTAACAAAAGATTGTTGATAGACCCAAAATTGTTCGGAGTTCCTCCTAGGGCATAGCAAAGGTAGCTCATATTCATTGAAAGTTCTTACTTAGCACTTGCCCTGGTACAATGTTAAACAGTTTTTATTTGCAAATTGATTACAATACCTAAGGACATAGGGAACTATATTCCAAAATCATGATTGTTAACATCAACCAtgaaagaaacagcagcagctacAATTATTAAGGTATATTGTTACTTTATGTTCTTTAAGCTTCTCAGTTTTCACTATACAGATTTGTGAGGGGAAAAAATAGCCTCAAGAAAACAAAGTGATCAATTAACTCGGCTCAAAAGTTGACTAACATGTGACAACTGACTATGGATATTCCAGAAAAGCTCCACGCGGAAAGTAACCACAGCAGACCTCTAGGATATGGGGCTTGTGAGTTGACAGAGATTTGTAAATTGGGGGGTCCTTTTTCAAAAGTTCACAGGGTTCTATATTCATCCTCTAGTCATCTATATATCCCCCAAGACAAATGGTGTTTGTGTTCTTAGTTTTAAGATAAGAGGAACAAAAGAACATGCACAAGTTCTCTGAAAAGCGGCCGGGCAACCTTAGCAGAGTAAGGCAGGGAGATCGCCTAGTTGGTCAAAGGTGCCAGAGGTGACGTTCGGATTCTGTGCAGCCAACTTGGCAAACCGGGCAGGTACAGAGATGGCCTCAGCCTTCAGGAGTGTGCCAGCAGTGCGAGATAGCGGGAAATGGGGTCAGAGTGGGCCCAGTGGTATGGGAGGAGATGTCTGTTAAGCTACATGCACTAGCCAACGTAACCAAAAATCCAAACTGATGGAAAGGGCTAGGCAATCCACATATACACTTCAACACCCCCTCTCACATGTGATGCGGGAAGTCAACACGTGAATAGACTCACAGGTATGGCTCAAGAGGCCTATACATGGACAAAGAGGGAGCAACAGCAAATTTTGGATAAATTGCAGAAGCCAGGACTTGAGCTCAAGACCTTAAGACTCTGATACcatgttaagcttcatgcactacCCAACGCAACCAAAAGTCTTTTTGGAAAGGGCTAGGCAATCCACATATACACTTTAAAAATGTCGCGGTGGCAGAGGCAAGCAGAAGTGTAGCCTGGCAAAGCAGATATGTAGCAGCCATGGAGCCGGAATAAAATTATGAAGTGATACTACTTGCGTGAAATAAAACTAACCAGTAATAACCCACATAAATTTAGCATCTGATTTGGAAGTAGGATAGTAGTATGAATGCTACAAATAACAATATTATCATCCTCCCTGGCATGGATGACATGAACCAACTGCACCAGGAAATGAGGCTGCTGCTTAGGGAAGATGGCCTTGGAGTACTCTAAAAAGCACCAAGCTGGCGGCCGGGAAGATTCTAGTCAGGATTAGGCAGACACCTAGATAGGAGGGTGGCACCTAGCACCTAAGCAGGGTAACGTCCACCATCTAGAACACTGGTGCCCTCCTAGCTGATCGCACATACCATGGTTCTAGATCAGTATCCTGGTATTCTCCCTCTCTGAAACTGGGTATTAGCAGCTGCAAGCAGCAGTAGACCAGTCAACAACTCAAAAATGATTTGTGATTAAAATTGGTATTGGTCCATTACATACGAACATATATTCCTAAATCATCCTGCAAAATTAACTGAACCATGACTAGGCACACCCGAGCATCAGGAAATATGTAGTGAGATCGATTAATTAACACTTCAAGCATTCAGATATGCCAGCATAGAGCAATATGTGGGGGTCAGACGAACGAACAGGTGCGAACGGGCAATCCTAATCGTAGAACGCAAATTATGGACTCGAACCAATCCCATGAGCGATTATGCATCCGCCACATCCAGATCTAGTGACAGGCAACACAAATCCGACGCCGAACCGATGAATTGGGCTGGCTAGCATCGCGTGATTTGGGGCCGAGTTCGTACCTCCGGCTGGAGCAGAGGCCCGCGCCCGAGGTGGGCGGTGGAACGAGGACCGGAGAGCTCGCCGGACTCGTCCGCGCCTGGGGCCGGCCGCCGGTGTCGTCGCCGCGCAGCGGGTGTATGGGTCGGAAGGGAGGCGTCGCTCGGTTCGGGTGCggtgcagagagagagagagagagagaggggaatgGAATGGGTGAGGGAGGGGAGGAGTGAGGCGTCAGGGGCGACGGGATTTTGCCTTTTGGCTTTTGCGGCCTCCTCTATTTTTGGGGCGGGTTCACGCAACGTATCGACCGAATATTCTCTCCCTAGAGCGACATGCCATTGTTTGTTTCCCACAAGAAAAAATGAAGTTTTCATCGATATTCATTTTCATGTCGAATACCATAAGTCTGAATAACTAATGGTGTGTCTCCGACGCCGACCTTAAACCACCGTAATCATCGTACCGCGCGGTCCAGATGTGTTTTGTCATCTAATATGGTTCTATATCGATCCGGATCTTTATATCGATGCGCTCGACGATCCGGATCTTTATATCGATGCGCTCGACGATCCGAATGTACTTTTTCTCGTAAACTGAAGATAAACTAGGGGGCTTTTGCGGGCGTCTGGACCGCTCTGCAAGTCCGCTTCGGACTACCCTGGCCACCGTTACCCCCTCCCTCGTCCATGCGCACCTCCCGcacgaaacggtcagcgccgctccagaGCATCATtgacggacgcgacctctcactgctgCCGGCATTGAAGCGGTGTGCCGCTCGAGAGAGCACCGCCTACGCCGCTTCGCGGTGCACGCGATTGATCCACGTTCAAACGACACTCGGGCGGTCCATCGCCCTATAATGATATGCGGTTGCTGAGGAACCTACTACAACGCCACCCGTCCGTCCGTCTGCCACACACCATTAACCACACCCGCGGTGGCCCATTGTCACCCGCCCGTTATATAAACTCCAGCCCCAgtcatagccgcagtcatcctcCTCCGATCCCTTTCTTCTCTCCGCACCACGTCCGCCATGGCCTCatcgcgctccaaagctctctggGACAGTCTCTGGCCAGCAGGCAGACGAAGGCCACTGACGTCCCAATGGAGGACACGTGCGAGGATGAGCCGACGCCACCCTCCTCACCGATGCCAGCATTGAATGCCCGGCTTAGTTGAAATCTGGCTTGAAATGTATGCGGCTATCACACACCCGTGTCCGCTGACTGGTCCCTCAGTTAGATGCGGGAGAGAGTTTGTGGGGACAGTCTCTGGCCAGCAGGCAGACGAAGGCCACTGACGTCCCAACGGAGGACACGTGCGAGGATGAGCCGACGCCACCCTCCTCACCGATGCCGGCATTGGATGCCCGGCTTAGTTGAAATTTGGCTTGAAATGTATGCGGCTATCACACATCCATATCCGCTGACTGGTCCCTCAGTTAGATGCGGGAGAGAGTTTGTGGGCCAGCGTTGGTGATGCATGCCCTAAGCTAGTACTGCCGGCTGGTTTGCCTACGACAGAGCAAGAATTAGCAACGTGATAAACGGTGTCTCCAGCTGCCCGACGTGTTTCTACTTTCTACGCATAACTCAGTTCGTACAAGACAGAAGCATTCCTCTCTGTTCCGCGTGCACACTGTGCAGCTAGATATAAGATGCAAAGCAGGGCAATAACTGCAAATTTCCAAAGCCAAAACGATTTCTGTAATTTCTGCCCCTATCGCATCAACCTTCACTGCTTATGAAACAAAATCGATAAACAAGCCAAAAAACTTTGGGAAACTAAGAACAGAGTTGAAGCCACTGGGGCATGTAACAAACAATTGTACAAGGATAGTTCTCAGAGATCATCGTAACATTTTGGACTAGTGGTACTTCTCCAACAGGCACAAACACATTGTCTGCTTACTTGGTTTTGATCAGCTTGTCGATTATGCTTTTCAGAGCCGGTGCGCTGGCGCTGCACCTCTGATCGGCGAAGCACGACCTCCCTTCCTCGGCTGCCTTGCACAGCTGCGGGTCCATCGGCACCTTACCCAGGAAAGGTACCCCCATCTCATGGCACATCTTCTCCGCGCCGCCCTTGCTGCTGTCAAACACCTCGCTGCAGGCCACGACCGACAAAAGCTCCGGAGCCTTCTCCTTGATATAGTTCATCGCCCACTCTGTGGCGTCTATCTCCCCGGCGAGACCTGGCTTTACGAATTTAAGGTCTGTGAACGCCTGCCTCAAGCCACTCATGTTCTCCACAACCCCCAACACTGGCACGCCCACCTTCTTGCAGAAATTGATCTCCTTCCTCACGTCTATTAGAGAAACTTGCTGCGGGGTCGTCACGATTATCGCGCCATCAACTTCGGTGGCTTGTAGGTACTGGACGATTGAGATGTGCTCGTCTGATGTTCCAGGGGGTGCATCCACTACAAGGTAGTCAATCTCTCCCCAGTCAACATCCTTGAGAAACTGTTTGATCAATCCGTTCTTGCGA
The sequence above is a segment of the Aegilops tauschii subsp. strangulata cultivar AL8/78 chromosome 6, Aet v6.0, whole genome shotgun sequence genome. Coding sequences within it:
- the LOC109752753 gene encoding F-box/kelch-repeat protein SKIP30 encodes the protein MVECTMVSTLLDGLPNEVALQCLARVPFVSHPILQLVCRSWRASVRNGELLNVRNQIGATEELLCVLAFEPENIWQLYDPRRDKWITLPVMPSQIRNIARFGVASVAGKLYVIGGGSDRVDPLTGDHDTIFASNEVWSYDPLHRLWAQRAPMLVARAMFACCALDGKIIVAGGFTNCRKSISEAEIYDPEADTWESLPDLRQAHPSACSGLVIKDKMHVLHKGISTVQILEDGGNYWAVEDYSWLQGPMAMVGGELYVLSNSCIRKQHGENFPDKMVPCASGFQSRIGFGMIGLGDSICLFGGVIGPGPRNQCIKPLSDVDILNVASERPTWRQGSPMTRCRGSIAGCALLKI
- the LOC109752761 gene encoding cytosolic Fe-S cluster assembly factor NBP35, which gives rise to MENGGSKGDVPEDANAHCPGTQSEEAGKADSCAGCPNQQICATAPKGPDPDLVAIAERMATVKHKILVLSGKGGVGKSTFSAQLSFALAEMDHQVGLLDIDICGPSIPKMLGLEGQDIHQSNLGWSPIYVESNLGVMSIGFMLPNPDDAVIWRGPRKNGLIKQFLKDVDWGEIDYLVVDAPPGTSDEHISIVQYLQATEVDGAIIVTTPQQVSLIDVRKEINFCKKVGVPVLGVVENMSGLRQAFTDLKFVKPGLAGEIDATEWAMNYIKEKAPELLSVVACSEVFDSSKGGAEKMCHEMGVPFLGKVPMDPQLCKAAEEGRSCFADQRCSASAPALKSIIDKLIKTK